The Streptomyces sp. HUAS CB01 genome has a segment encoding these proteins:
- a CDS encoding mannose-1-phosphate guanyltransferase, whose product MKAVVMAGGEGTRLRPMTSSMPKPLLPVVNRPIMEHVLRLLKRHGLNETVVTVQFLASLVKNYFGDGEELGMELTYAHEEKPLGTAGSVKNAEEALKDDAFLVISGDALTDFDLSDLIRFHKEKGALVTVCLTRVPNPLEFGITIVDEQGKVERFLEKPTWGQVFSDTVNTGIYVMEPEVFDYVEPDVSVDWSGDVFPQLMKEGKPIYGYIAEGYWEDVGTHESYVKAQADVLEGKVDVEIDGFEISPGVWVAEGAEVHPDAVLRGPLYVGDYAKVEADVEIREHTVVGSNVVVKSGAFLHRAVIHDNVYIGPHSNLRGCVIGKNTDIMRAVRIEDGAVIGDECLIGEESIVQGNVRVYPFKTIEAGAFVNTSVIWESRGQAHLFGARGVSGILNVEITPELAVRLAGAYATTLKKGATVTTARDHSRGARALKRAVISALQASAIDVRDLENVPLPVARQQTARGSAGGIMIRTSPGVPDSVDIMFFDERGADLSQGGQRKLDRVYARQEYRRAFPGEIGDLFFPASIYDSYTGSLLRNVDTSGIAEAGLKVVIDASNGSAGLVLPSLLGRLGVDALTINPGLDESRPTETLEQRRQGLVRLGEIVASAHAAFGVRFDPVGERLSLVDERGRIVEDDRALLVMLDLVAAERRSGKVALPVTTTRIAEQVAAYHGTQVEWTTTSPDDLTRVCREESTIFGGDGRGGFIIPEFSSVFDGPAAFVRLLGLVARTQLTLSQIDARIPRAHVLRKDIATPWAVKGLVMRRVVEAAGGRSVDTTDGVRVVEADGRWVLVLPDPSEAVTHLWAEGPDDASAQALLGEWSTVVESAGDAAKE is encoded by the coding sequence ATGAAGGCCGTCGTGATGGCTGGTGGCGAAGGAACACGACTTCGCCCCATGACCTCGAGCATGCCCAAGCCACTGCTGCCGGTGGTCAACAGGCCGATCATGGAGCATGTGCTGCGCCTGCTCAAGCGGCACGGGCTCAATGAGACGGTCGTAACCGTCCAGTTCCTCGCTTCCCTCGTCAAAAACTACTTCGGCGACGGTGAAGAGCTGGGGATGGAGCTCACCTACGCGCATGAGGAAAAGCCACTCGGTACTGCGGGCAGCGTGAAGAACGCGGAAGAGGCGCTGAAGGACGACGCTTTTCTCGTCATTTCCGGAGACGCGCTCACCGACTTCGACCTGTCGGATCTCATCCGGTTCCACAAGGAGAAGGGTGCACTGGTCACGGTGTGCCTGACCCGGGTGCCGAATCCTCTTGAATTCGGCATCACGATCGTGGACGAACAGGGCAAGGTCGAGCGGTTCCTGGAGAAGCCCACCTGGGGCCAGGTCTTCTCGGACACCGTGAACACCGGCATCTATGTCATGGAGCCGGAGGTCTTCGACTACGTCGAGCCCGATGTATCCGTGGACTGGTCCGGTGATGTCTTCCCGCAGCTGATGAAGGAAGGCAAGCCGATCTACGGCTACATCGCCGAGGGCTACTGGGAGGACGTCGGCACCCACGAGAGCTATGTGAAGGCCCAGGCCGACGTCCTCGAGGGCAAGGTCGACGTGGAGATCGACGGCTTCGAGATCTCGCCCGGGGTCTGGGTGGCGGAGGGCGCCGAGGTCCATCCGGACGCGGTGCTGCGGGGCCCCCTCTACGTGGGTGACTACGCCAAGGTCGAAGCGGACGTCGAAATCCGCGAGCACACCGTGGTCGGGTCCAACGTCGTCGTGAAATCAGGCGCGTTCCTGCACCGGGCCGTCATCCACGACAACGTCTACATCGGGCCGCACAGCAATCTGCGCGGCTGCGTCATCGGCAAGAACACCGACATCATGCGCGCCGTGCGGATCGAGGACGGCGCGGTCATCGGTGACGAGTGCCTGATCGGCGAGGAGTCGATCGTCCAGGGCAACGTGCGGGTCTATCCGTTCAAGACCATCGAGGCCGGCGCGTTCGTCAACACCTCGGTGATCTGGGAATCGCGCGGTCAGGCGCATCTCTTCGGGGCCCGGGGCGTTTCCGGAATCCTGAACGTCGAGATCACACCGGAGCTCGCGGTACGGCTCGCGGGGGCCTATGCCACGACCCTGAAGAAGGGCGCGACCGTCACCACGGCCCGCGACCACTCCCGTGGCGCGCGAGCGCTGAAACGCGCGGTGATCTCCGCGCTCCAGGCCAGCGCCATCGACGTACGAGACCTGGAGAACGTCCCCCTGCCGGTCGCCCGGCAGCAGACGGCCCGGGGCAGCGCCGGCGGCATCATGATCCGCACCTCGCCGGGTGTTCCCGACTCGGTCGACATCATGTTCTTCGACGAACGCGGTGCGGACCTCTCGCAGGGCGGTCAGCGCAAGCTCGACCGTGTCTACGCACGTCAGGAGTACCGGCGTGCGTTCCCGGGTGAGATCGGAGACCTCTTCTTCCCGGCGAGCATCTACGACTCGTACACGGGCTCGCTGCTGCGCAACGTCGACACCAGCGGGATCGCCGAGGCCGGGCTCAAGGTCGTCATCGACGCATCCAACGGCAGCGCCGGTCTGGTGCTGCCTAGCCTCCTCGGCCGGCTCGGGGTGGACGCGCTGACGATCAACCCCGGGCTCGACGAGTCGCGGCCGACCGAGACGCTCGAGCAGCGCCGGCAGGGCCTGGTGCGGCTCGGCGAGATCGTGGCGTCCGCGCACGCCGCCTTCGGTGTGCGTTTCGACCCCGTCGGTGAACGGTTGTCGCTCGTGGACGAGCGGGGCCGGATCGTGGAGGACGACCGGGCGCTGCTGGTCATGCTCGACCTCGTGGCCGCGGAACGCCGCAGCGGCAAGGTGGCGCTGCCCGTGACGACGACCCGTATCGCCGAGCAGGTGGCCGCGTACCACGGTACGCAGGTGGAGTGGACGACCACGTCCCCCGACGACCTGACCCGGGTCTGCCGCGAGGAGTCCACGATCTTCGGCGGCGACGGACGCGGCGGCTTCATCATTCCGGAGTTCAGCAGCGTCTTCGACGGTCCGGCCGCCTTCGTACGGCTCCTCGGGCTGGTGGCCCGTACCCAGCTCACGCTGAGCCAGATCGACGCACGCATCCCGAGGGCCCACGTGCTCCGCAAGGACATCGCGACTCCCTGGGCGGTCAAGGGACTGGTGATGCGGCGCGTCGTCGAGGCCGCCGGCGGGCGCTCCGTGGACACCACCGACGGTGTCCGCGTGGTGGAGGCGGACGGCCGCTGGGTCCTCGTGCTGCCCGACCCGTCCGAGGCCGTCACCCATCTGTGGGCCGAGGGCCCCGACGACGCGTCCGCCCAGGCGCTCCTGGGCGAGTGGTCCACGGTCGTGGAAAGCGCAGGTGACGCCGCGAAGGAGTGA
- a CDS encoding CDP-alcohol phosphatidyltransferase family protein, whose translation MEVQETRVQTDRVLTIPNILSMARLLGVPLFLWLILLPEFGGPNADLWALLVLALSGVSDYLDGKLARRWNQISSLGRILDPAADRLYILSTLVGLTWRGILPLWLTAALLARDLMLLVMVGILRRHGYPPPQVNFLGKAATFNLMYAFPLLLLSDGNGWLASLAEVFGWAFAGWGTSLYWWAGILYVVQVRRLVKADAVAD comes from the coding sequence GTGGAGGTCCAGGAGACCCGTGTTCAGACCGACCGGGTACTCACCATCCCCAACATCCTCAGCATGGCCCGCCTGCTCGGCGTGCCGCTGTTCCTGTGGCTGATCCTCCTGCCCGAGTTCGGCGGACCGAACGCGGACCTCTGGGCGCTGCTCGTGCTGGCGCTCAGCGGCGTCAGCGACTATCTCGACGGGAAGCTCGCCCGCCGCTGGAACCAGATCAGCAGCCTGGGCCGCATCCTCGACCCCGCCGCTGACCGTCTCTACATCCTTTCCACCCTCGTGGGCCTGACCTGGCGGGGCATCCTCCCCCTTTGGTTGACCGCGGCACTTCTGGCGCGGGACCTGATGCTCCTCGTGATGGTGGGAATCCTGCGCCGGCACGGCTATCCGCCTCCCCAGGTGAACTTTCTGGGCAAGGCGGCTACCTTCAACTTGATGTACGCGTTCCCGCTCCTGCTGCTCAGCGACGGAAACGGGTGGCTTGCGTCACTCGCCGAAGTTTTCGGATGGGCGTTCGCAGGATGGGGTACAAGTCTGTACTGGTGGGCAGGGATCCTCTATGTGGTCCAGGTCCGCCGACTCGTCAAAGCTGACGCCGTGGCCGATTGA
- a CDS encoding PTS sugar transporter subunit IIA, which produces MTTVTSPLAGRAIGLAAVPDPVFSGAMVGPGTAIDPVREPSEAVSPVDGIVVSLHPHAFVVVDSEGHGVLTHLGIDTVQLNGEGFELLINKGDTVTRGQGVVRWNPVAVEAAGKSPICPVVALEASADSLGGLREDGDVKTGDELFSWQ; this is translated from the coding sequence ATGACAACCGTGACGTCGCCTCTGGCCGGGCGCGCCATCGGGCTCGCCGCAGTGCCCGACCCGGTGTTCTCCGGTGCGATGGTCGGTCCCGGTACGGCGATCGACCCCGTGCGGGAGCCGTCCGAGGCGGTCTCCCCCGTGGATGGCATCGTTGTCTCCCTCCACCCGCACGCCTTCGTCGTGGTCGACTCCGAGGGGCACGGTGTACTGACCCATCTCGGCATCGACACGGTGCAGCTCAACGGTGAGGGCTTCGAGCTCCTCATCAACAAGGGCGACACCGTGACCCGCGGTCAGGGTGTCGTGCGCTGGAACCCCGTGGCCGTCGAAGCCGCCGGCAAGTCCCCGATCTGTCCCGTGGTGGCCCTCGAGGCCTCCGCCGACTCGCTGGGCGGACTCCGTGAGGACGGCGACGTGAAGACCGGCGACGAACTGTTCAGCTGGCAGTGA
- the ptsP gene encoding phosphoenolpyruvate--protein phosphotransferase, whose product METTLRGVGVSHGVAVGEVRHMGTAVLEPPAKQIPAEDAGREQGRARSAVDAVAADLVARGNLAGGEAQHVLEAQAMMAQDPELMADVERRIAVGSTAERAVYDAFAAYRALLAGAGEYLAGRVADLDDVRNRIVARLLGVPMPGVPDSDEPYVLIARDLAPADTALLDPALVLGFVTEEGGPTSHSAILARALGVPAVVALPGACELAEGRVVAVDGSTGEVFVEPSEERRARLAEAAAERKAALAASTGPGATSDGHRVPLLANVGGPGDVPAAVEAGAEGVGLFRTEFLFLDDSKQAPSEAKQVEAYRKVLEAFPEGRVVVRVLDAGADKPLDFLTPADEPNPALGVRGLRALLDHPEVLRTQLTALSKAAEGLPVYLEVMAPMVADRADARAFADACREAGLNAKFGAMVEIPSAALRARSVLQEVEFLSLGTNDLAQYTFAADRQVGAVSRLQDPWQPALLDLVALSAEAARAEGKSCGVCGEAASDPLLACVLTGLGVTSLSMGAASIPYVRATLAKHTLAQCERAAAAARAADSADEARRAAQAVLSGE is encoded by the coding sequence ATGGAGACAACCCTGCGAGGCGTCGGCGTGAGCCACGGTGTGGCGGTCGGCGAGGTTCGGCACATGGGGACGGCGGTGCTGGAGCCGCCTGCCAAGCAGATACCGGCCGAGGACGCGGGGCGCGAACAGGGGCGCGCCCGGAGTGCCGTGGACGCCGTGGCCGCCGATCTCGTCGCGCGCGGCAACCTCGCCGGCGGCGAGGCGCAGCACGTGCTCGAGGCGCAGGCCATGATGGCGCAGGACCCCGAGCTGATGGCGGATGTCGAGCGGCGTATCGCGGTCGGCAGCACGGCCGAGCGGGCCGTCTACGACGCGTTCGCGGCCTACCGGGCGTTGCTCGCGGGTGCCGGCGAGTACCTGGCCGGGCGGGTGGCCGACCTCGACGACGTGCGCAACCGGATCGTGGCGCGACTCCTCGGGGTGCCGATGCCGGGTGTGCCGGACAGCGACGAGCCGTACGTTCTGATCGCGCGGGACCTGGCTCCCGCGGACACGGCGTTGCTCGATCCTGCGCTGGTGCTCGGGTTCGTCACCGAGGAGGGCGGGCCGACGAGCCACAGCGCGATCCTGGCCCGGGCGCTCGGGGTGCCGGCGGTGGTCGCGCTGCCGGGTGCGTGCGAGCTGGCCGAGGGCCGGGTGGTCGCGGTGGACGGCAGCACCGGTGAGGTGTTCGTGGAGCCGAGCGAGGAGCGGCGTGCGCGGCTGGCCGAGGCCGCGGCCGAGCGGAAGGCCGCGCTGGCCGCGTCCACCGGTCCGGGCGCAACGTCGGACGGCCACAGGGTGCCGCTGCTGGCGAACGTCGGCGGCCCCGGGGATGTGCCGGCCGCCGTGGAGGCCGGCGCCGAGGGCGTCGGTCTGTTCCGCACCGAGTTCCTGTTCCTCGACGACAGCAAGCAGGCGCCGTCGGAGGCCAAGCAGGTCGAGGCGTACCGGAAGGTGCTGGAGGCGTTCCCCGAGGGCCGTGTGGTCGTGCGGGTGCTGGACGCCGGGGCGGACAAGCCACTGGACTTCCTGACACCGGCCGACGAGCCGAACCCGGCGCTGGGTGTGCGGGGCCTGCGGGCACTGCTCGATCACCCGGAGGTGCTGCGGACACAGCTGACGGCGCTGTCGAAGGCCGCCGAAGGGCTGCCCGTGTACCTCGAGGTCATGGCACCGATGGTGGCCGACCGCGCGGACGCCAGGGCGTTCGCGGACGCGTGCCGTGAGGCCGGGCTGAACGCGAAGTTCGGTGCGATGGTCGAGATCCCGTCCGCGGCCCTGCGGGCACGGTCGGTGCTGCAGGAGGTCGAGTTCCTCTCGCTGGGCACGAACGACCTGGCGCAGTACACCTTCGCAGCCGACCGCCAGGTGGGTGCGGTGTCCCGGTTGCAGGACCCGTGGCAGCCCGCGCTGCTCGACCTGGTGGCGCTGTCCGCCGAGGCGGCCAGGGCCGAGGGCAAGAGCTGCGGTGTGTGCGGTGAGGCCGCGTCGGATCCGCTGCTCGCGTGTGTGCTGACGGGTCTGGGCGTCACCTCCCTCTCGATGGGTGCGGCGTCGATCCCGTATGTGCGGGCGACGCTGGCGAAGCACACGCTGGCCCAGTGCGAGCGTGCCGCCGCCGCGGCGCGGGCCGCGGACTCCGCCGACGAGGCGCGTCGTGCCGCGCAGGCGGTGCTGTCCGGGGAGTGA